A genomic region of Chlorobaculum parvum NCIB 8327 contains the following coding sequences:
- a CDS encoding MFS transporter: MKQERRFFGLSGNVFFAGLVSFCMDVSSEMIYPLVPLFLASALGVNKSMIGLIEGSAESMASLVKVFSGWYSDRLGKRKRLMLAGYSVSTLSRPLIALAGGWHQVLVARLVDRFGKGVRTAPRDAIIADSAEPAWLGRAFSFHRSMDTMGAVVGPAIAFIALQIYHSTYRHLFWLSIVPGILAVLLIIFFIREKQAPPVQAEAETPQTSGSRKLDRRAWFFIVIVAIFALGNSSDAFLILRAGQLGVPAAMIPVVYLLFNLVYSITAIPAGIAADRYGRKRLILAGFVLFAALYAGFAVAGSALAVWVLFALYGVFMGLTEGIQKAFLATLIPEGLKGTAFGLYAGAVGFAALPSSLIAGMLWDSFSAAATFWFGAATALLAAVLFAMLMLNMKYSPANNRSGFA, from the coding sequence ATGAAGCAGGAGAGGCGCTTTTTCGGGTTGAGCGGCAACGTCTTTTTTGCCGGGCTGGTCAGCTTCTGCATGGACGTCAGTTCGGAGATGATCTACCCGCTGGTGCCGCTTTTTCTGGCCAGCGCATTGGGGGTGAACAAGTCGATGATCGGTCTCATCGAGGGGAGTGCCGAATCAATGGCGAGCCTGGTCAAAGTTTTCTCCGGCTGGTACTCCGACCGGCTCGGCAAGCGCAAGCGGCTGATGCTGGCGGGCTATTCGGTATCGACGTTGAGCCGTCCGCTGATTGCGCTGGCTGGTGGTTGGCATCAGGTGCTGGTCGCGCGTCTGGTTGACCGCTTCGGAAAGGGAGTGCGCACCGCGCCGCGTGACGCCATTATCGCGGACTCCGCTGAGCCGGCATGGCTTGGCCGTGCCTTCAGTTTCCACCGCTCGATGGACACGATGGGCGCGGTCGTCGGCCCGGCCATCGCTTTTATCGCCCTTCAAATCTATCACAGCACTTACCGTCACCTTTTCTGGCTCTCGATCGTGCCGGGCATCCTTGCCGTGCTGCTCATCATCTTTTTCATCCGGGAGAAGCAAGCGCCGCCGGTCCAAGCCGAAGCCGAAACTCCGCAGACAAGCGGCAGCCGGAAACTCGATCGGCGGGCGTGGTTTTTCATCGTGATCGTCGCGATCTTCGCGCTTGGCAACTCAAGCGATGCGTTTCTGATCCTCCGGGCCGGGCAGCTCGGCGTTCCTGCGGCGATGATTCCCGTCGTTTACCTTCTGTTCAATCTTGTCTACTCCATCACGGCCATTCCTGCCGGAATTGCTGCCGACCGCTATGGTCGCAAACGGCTTATTCTGGCCGGATTTGTGCTGTTCGCCGCCCTGTACGCAGGGTTTGCCGTGGCGGGAAGCGCGCTTGCCGTTTGGGTTCTGTTCGCGCTGTACGGCGTCTTTATGGGGCTGACCGAGGGGATTCAGAAGGCGTTTCTCGCCACGCTCATACCGGAAGGCCTCAAAGGCACGGCATTCGGCCTTTATGCCGGAGCAGTCGGATTCGCGGCGCTTCCGTCGAGCCTGATTGCCGGAATGTTGTGGGACAGCTTTTCCGCCGCCGCCACCTTCTGGTTCGGCGCGGCGACAGCCTTGCTTGCAGCCGTGCTGTTTGCGATGCTGATGTTGAACATGAAATACTCTCCGGCAAACAATCGATCAGGGTTCGCATGA
- a CDS encoding COG4705 family protein codes for MLMNKNDAAVQALSKVPQVTLMFWAIKILATTLGETGGDAVTMSMKLGYAEGSLIFLAFFAVALLFQVFSEGYHPARYWAVVAATTTVGTTMSDYLDRTLGLGYVNSSAILLLGVLLVLFAWSRIMGKIEFEDIADRRDEIFYWLTILVSNTLGTALGDFVADDLGLGFQLGALLFSVLIVAVAIAYYKTGISPNIPFWAAYVLTRPLGATLGDTLTKPLAHGGLALDRISSSLVILALMVVAIMLNHRAGQRRAVAVATDGSR; via the coding sequence ATGCTGATGAATAAAAACGATGCCGCCGTTCAGGCGTTGAGCAAGGTGCCGCAGGTGACGCTGATGTTCTGGGCGATCAAGATTCTGGCCACCACGCTCGGCGAAACCGGCGGAGATGCGGTCACCATGTCGATGAAGCTCGGGTACGCCGAGGGAAGCCTGATCTTTCTCGCTTTTTTCGCGGTGGCGCTGCTCTTCCAGGTCTTTTCCGAAGGCTACCATCCGGCGCGGTACTGGGCGGTCGTGGCCGCCACGACGACCGTTGGCACCACCATGTCGGACTACCTCGACCGCACGCTCGGCCTCGGCTACGTCAACTCATCCGCAATCCTGCTGCTTGGCGTGCTGCTGGTGCTGTTTGCGTGGAGCCGGATCATGGGCAAGATCGAGTTCGAGGATATTGCCGACCGGCGAGACGAAATTTTTTACTGGCTGACCATACTGGTCTCCAACACGCTCGGCACGGCGCTCGGCGACTTCGTAGCTGACGACCTTGGTCTCGGCTTTCAGCTTGGCGCGCTGCTCTTCAGTGTGCTGATTGTCGCGGTGGCCATCGCGTACTACAAGACGGGCATCTCGCCCAACATCCCTTTCTGGGCGGCCTACGTGCTGACCCGCCCGCTTGGTGCAACGCTTGGCGACACGCTCACCAAGCCGCTCGCGCACGGCGGCCTTGCGCTCGACCGCATCAGCTCCTCGCTGGTGATTCTCGCGCTCATGGTCGTGGCGATCATGCTCAACCACCGCGCCGGGCAGCGCCGCGCCGTGGCGGTCGCGACGGATGGAAGTCGGTAA
- a CDS encoding ATP-binding protein, translated as MQKRLTVMLAGMIVAVALIASATSFYFAYEEAKEFQDNTLRQIAMLQGGDTAESVVLNGIGHSPALVTTIDPETRIRILHFQQESAPAWFAGALAPGFHTLRERGEPMRVFIIRSSSSVAAVVQPTETRDDLATSSALHTLVPGLLMLPVMALLVMLIVRSGLKPLTTLSHLLDEQSPDQPEPLPEHDLPEEMMPFVHSINRQLARISVLIGQQRRFIADAAHELRSPLTALSLQAENLRQAGSADEMRARLAPLQSGIERARQLTAQLLNLARVQAQPTEGVPVDLPALARELIAEYLPLAEARGIDLGLDEPGAMLLDGNPESFTLILKNGLENALNYTQKGGTVTVRLAIENGDGVMEVIDDGPGIPESERERVFDAFYRSPGSGQPGSGLGLTIAREAARTIGGDLRLLPGPNGRGTVFRYRQRGRVAEASRLP; from the coding sequence TTGCAAAAGCGTCTGACCGTGATGCTGGCCGGAATGATTGTCGCTGTTGCGCTGATTGCCTCAGCGACCTCCTTTTACTTCGCGTATGAAGAGGCCAAAGAGTTTCAGGACAATACCCTTCGCCAGATCGCGATGTTGCAGGGGGGCGATACGGCTGAGTCGGTCGTTTTGAACGGGATCGGCCATTCGCCAGCTCTGGTGACCACAATTGATCCGGAGACGAGGATCCGCATTCTGCATTTTCAGCAAGAGAGCGCTCCTGCGTGGTTTGCTGGCGCGCTTGCTCCCGGCTTTCACACGCTCAGGGAGCGTGGCGAACCGATGCGTGTCTTCATCATCCGGAGCTCGTCCTCCGTCGCTGCGGTCGTTCAGCCTACCGAAACCCGCGACGATCTGGCAACCAGCAGCGCGTTGCACACGCTTGTGCCAGGCCTGTTGATGCTGCCGGTCATGGCTCTTCTGGTCATGCTCATTGTTCGTTCCGGCCTCAAACCGCTCACCACGCTTTCACATCTGCTCGACGAGCAGAGTCCCGATCAGCCGGAGCCTCTGCCGGAGCATGATCTTCCGGAAGAGATGATGCCGTTCGTGCATTCAATCAACCGGCAGCTTGCGCGAATTTCCGTTCTGATCGGCCAGCAGCGTCGTTTCATCGCTGATGCGGCTCACGAACTTCGGAGCCCCTTGACGGCGCTCTCCCTTCAGGCGGAAAATCTCCGGCAAGCCGGAAGCGCCGACGAAATGCGCGCCCGGCTCGCGCCGCTCCAGTCGGGCATCGAGCGCGCCCGGCAGCTCACCGCGCAGCTCCTGAATCTGGCGCGGGTGCAGGCGCAGCCCACCGAGGGGGTGCCGGTCGATCTTCCGGCGCTCGCCCGCGAGCTGATCGCCGAATACCTGCCGCTGGCCGAGGCTCGCGGCATCGATCTCGGGCTTGACGAGCCGGGCGCGATGCTGCTCGACGGCAATCCGGAAAGCTTCACGCTGATTCTGAAAAACGGGCTTGAAAACGCCCTGAACTATACGCAAAAGGGCGGCACGGTGACGGTCAGGCTTGCCATCGAAAACGGCGATGGGGTCATGGAGGTGATCGATGACGGCCCCGGCATTCCGGAGAGCGAGCGGGAGCGGGTGTTCGACGCCTTTTACCGCTCACCCGGTTCCGGCCAGCCCGGCAGCGGCCTCGGCCTGACCATCGCGCGGGAGGCGGCCCGGACGATTGGCGGCGACCTCCGCCTTTTGCCGGGCCCGAATGGCCGGGGCACGGTGTTCCGCTACCGCCAGCGCGGGCGAGTGGCCGAAGCCAGCAGACTTCCCTGA